In Vitis vinifera cultivar Pinot Noir 40024 chromosome 4, ASM3070453v1, the genomic window GACTTTTGCCCCCAGCAGTCCTGAATCAGGATCTTCAGGTAATTTTTAATGACATTGCCTTGAGACTTGAGAGTTCAAACCTATATATTTAATCATCTTCTTTTCATGCTTGACCATTCTTGCTCACCATTTCACAATTCTGGAACTCAGGAGAAGAGATTGATGCACAATCTTCGCCAATATAAAGTTCCGTTGCAAAGGTACATGGCTATGATGGATCTTCAGGTATATGTTAATCTATACTAATTATCTATATATTCTGGAGTTGGTATATGTACTGAGTTTAGTGAAGCAGAGCAACTCCCCTTCAACTTTGCCTCCGTTTATATTTTGCAGGAGAGGAATGAAAGGTTGTTTTACAAGCTTCTTATTGATAATGTTGAGGAACTGCTCCCAGTTGTCTACACTCCAACAGTTGGTGAGGCTTGCCAGAAATACGGGAGCATTTTCAGGCGTCCTCAGGGTCTTTACATCAGTTTGAAAGAGAAGTAGAGCTCTGATTTTGCATTAtgaatttttccttttgtgggaAATTGGATAGTATATTACTTGCATGTTATGCAAAGGAATCTGAATAGTTGACTTTTTCAGGGGAAAGATACTGGAAGTGCTGAAAAACTGGCCTGAGAGGAGTATTCAAGTTATTGTCGTAACTGATGGTGAGCGTATTTTGGGGCTTGGGGATCTTGGCTGCCAGGTATATGCTGGTTCCACTAGTTTTAAAATCTGCTATTGTATTTGACTTGTGAGATAAACACCTAAGCAACTATCACTTCTGCATTCATCACTGAGTTGACTGgtgaaaatgtttgaaatattGTCAGGGAATGGGAATACCTGTGGGAAAACTTTCTTTATATACAGCACTAGGTGGACTACGTCCTTCAGCAGTAAGGACTATTACAATCACTAGCCTTTCTTATTTGATCAAttccttttcttgtttttatgctgtctgttttatttttatttttagtagtCTGGCACAACCTTTCCCTATTTTTAATCGAAGAAAATTTACAATCTTTGTTTTATTTGCAGTGCTTGCCTGTAACGATAGATGTTGGCACAAACAATGAGCAGCTGTTGAAGGATGAGTTCTACATTGGACTCAAGCAAAGGAGGGCAACTGGGCAGGTTTGATggttttattttacattttcccaTATTTGATACCTGTCATTTGTCTTGCTGGCAAGATTGCAAACTTTTTATGGTATGAACAATGTAATTATCTGTTATATTTGGATGgttatttgtttgaaaatttaggAATATGCCGAGCTTCTACATGAGTTCATGTGTGCAGTTAAACAGAACTATGGGGAGAGGGTCCTTATACAGGTCAGTGATCAGTCTGAATGTGCTAATGATTTTGGTTTCCTAGCTTTCCATTTTGTTCCTCATGGTTCTCTCTAATGCACTCTTCCATATTTTTCAGTTCGAAGATTTTGCAAACCACAATGCATTTGAGCTGCTCGCAAAATATAGCAAAACTCATCTTGTTTTCAACGATGATATTCAGGTAACACAAGTTTTAATGTTACTTCCTCAGCAATTATATgtgcatttttttatatatattttgaggaATACTTTTCCAATTTGTGAACTCTTTTCTCCATTGCAGGGTACAGCATCTGTGGTCCTAGCAGGGCTAATTGCTTCTCTGAAACTAGTAGGCGGGAGCTTAGCTGAGCATACTTTCCTGTTTCTCGGTGCTGGAGAGGTGATGCTCAAGTACCATTTGACTCAGAAagctttctttttgtttcatatcttgaaaaactttcaaataacaaataaaatcaattcagaaggatatatttgttgtttttgtgCACTTTGATTCCTCATTCTAGATTGGTATGTACCCAATCTAGGCACAACCTCAATTGAAGCATCTCCTATGGAGACTGTCCCTCCTCTATATAATCTGCAGCAATACCAATTCTTTTGCAATACTTGTTTTTTGAAACTCCACATTTTCTACAATCTATCAATTTGTGAGGATGAATGAGCTGTGTTTAGTCAACATGCATGATTATTTATTCCTTTGGTATTTctatatttccattttttagtCTCCGCATTGTGGTTGCCTTTCATTTTCTTAGGAGCCACCTTTTAatatcttcaaattttcttgttCATATGCATTATTTGGTGTGTTTTCCTTtctcatgttttaattttggtgCTTGAAGGCTGGAACTGGCATAGCAGAGCTCATAGCTCTTGAGATATCAAAACAGGTACCTGCTTACTAACTTTAATTGGTTTCATCTTCTGTTTTCTTCAGCTGAGCTTTGTGATTAATCATGTAATTTCTTTCTTGGCAGACAAAAGCTCCATTGGAAGAGACCCGTAAGAAGATTTGGCTTGTCGACTCAAAGGTAGTAGAAACTTGATCTTAATTCCATACTGGGCAAAGAATTTCAACCTCTTGGTTGcaatcttttcttctttccctatattttctttttttcattgttaatgtttgtttaattttttttttgcagggACTGATTGTTCACTCTCGCATGGAATCACTTCAACACTTCAAGAAGCCTTGGGCTCATGATCATGAACCTATTAGGGCACTCTTAGATGCAGTCAAGGTTTGGAAATTCCATCTTAGACTCcaattttacaagaaaattCAAGTAAATATTTGTGTGGTTTTCTCACTATTTTTTCCCAATTTTTCAGTCTATCAAGCCGACAGTGTTGATAGGATCATCTGGAGTAGGGAAAACATTTACCAAGGAGGTGGTTGAGGCCATGACATCCTTCAACAAGGTTCTATCTCTTTCTATCACAGATATACACATACCATCCAACCAAAGCATATGAAATTAACTTGCATAGTTTGGCTGGCTTGTAGAAACCTCTGATTCTTGCACTTTCCAACCCAACCTCACAATCTGAGTGTACTGCTGAAGAAGCTTATACATGGAGCAAGGTAAATGTAGTGTCTTTGAATTTATAAACCGAGATACCTCATGTTGCCATCTGAtgtctaaaaaaaaacaaaagaacctCCTCACTGAGCATCTTTATTTGCATTTTGTTTCAATCTGCAGGGTCGTGCAATTTTTGCTAGTGGAAGCCCATTCGACCCAGTTGAATACAATGGCAAACTTTTTGTGCCTGGCCAGGTCCTAATTTGTCTAGAGCACTTCTTATTGTAAATCTTCATCCTCTTTAGTTGAATTCATTCAACAGTAGAGACTGACTTCTGCTCTCTTATCATGGCATTCAGGCAAACAATGCTTACATATTTCCTGGATTTGGTTTGGGTTTGATCATGTCCGGTGCAATTCGCGTGCATGACGACATGCTTTTAGCTGCTTGTGAGTATACAAATCAACATATTTGAATCGGATTTAGTGATTTTTGGATTGAGTTTTGACCATTTCATCTGAAAAGTAATTGGTGTCTAGTAGGGGTAGGTCAAGCCTTTTATGACACATCGCCGTCATTTGGATGACTCGTCCAGATGAAAACCAATTGGTGTTTGTGGAGGTCAAGTCTTTTATGGCACTAGACATCATTAACATGAGACCACCATGAGCTGAACTCATGATCTTTGACTCTGATATTAATTCTTGAATCTAGTTTTGATCATCTCATCTGGAAATCAATTAATATCTCCTTTTATAATAGTGGACATTACTATCATTTGGGTAACCTATCCTTGGACTTAGTAGCAGCATTGTTGCACCACAACAATGAGTTTAACCACAATTCAGTGTTGAAAACCTGTCTGAAAATTCATGGGAATTTTGTCATAAAGCAATAACTCACATCTCAAATCCAGTGTCCTCATTGATCCTATTAATGGCTGATATCAATGGGATGAATACCCGCTGCTCATttactttttcttctcttcttattGATGGTAAGGAACAAGGCACTAGGCTGTGGTTAACTAATTCATTCTTGTTCCTCTTGCTGCAGCGGAAGCTTTGGCTGCACAGGTGACACAGGAAAACTATGATAAGGGACTGATTTACCCACCATTCTGTAATATCAGAAAGATATCAGCTCACATTGCTGCTAATGTAGCTGCTAAAGCTTATCAACTTGGTGAGTTCATATCTTAAAAGTCCCAATCCTTAAAACAATGTTTGCtaaaatttattcattcatcCCTTTCGTTTTTTCACTATTACAGGTCTTGCTAGTCGTCTCCCTCGACCTGAGCATCTTGTCAAGTATGCAGAGAGCTGCATGTACAGCCCTGTCTATCGCAGCTATCGCTGAAATTGGGTCATAGTCTTCAACAATCCTGAAGTTTTCATTTTAAGCtactaatcaattttttatcctatgtatcactttttatttgattgttacAAATTGTTTAAATTTACTTTAGTACTCCAAGTTCTAGCATGCGTTAGGAGCCTGGTTCTGTACGAGGATGCTTGGAGGTCTTTAGCTGAAAAAATATCGTCATTTGAAATATGAATCTTAATATACAGATTTCCTTTCACTAGTTCAAGGTCCCGCTACAATACCAATTAAGTACCTATCAAGAGCACACCATCACTTAAAAGGATGCCACATGTGTTAATTCAGATGCTACCATTGCTTTACGCCTAAATCACGTTGTTGATACCATTAATTTATACCCAAATCGTGTTGTAGATCCCATTACTTTATACTCAAATCACATTGTATTGTTCTACAATCCAGATTCCACGTATTCAGATTTAAACTCAAAACTATCGATTCAGTGGTTCAGATTTTTACTTTCCAAAGATCAAACTCTTCAAATAGTTAAAGATTTTTTGAGGTAGACAGGTATGCACTTCCTGACCTTGACGAGCTAAGCAACCAAAGCAGGCGAAATCATGTGATTATCCTGCAAACCGTTGATTATGCAACAACCTTCAAACATTCCCTACAGATTATGCGTTAGTTGTTATGTCCTTCGTATCTTTCAAACCAGTGCCTGACCAAGGAGACAGCAAAATCTCAGAGGGTAGAGAGACCATTATTCCCGCTTGATTTCTGGGCAATCTTTGCAAAAATTTCTACCCCTGGGTAACCTTTGCAAAAATTTCTACCCCAGCACACAAAAGCTGCCtcaatttagaattaaatacacCCAGAAATAAATCTCATGTATTTTGTGCTTGCCTTCACTTTGGCACTGAGACGGACTTCCATAGAAAATTCACTGAAGCAACCTAGTAAAAATAAGGCCTCTTATACTTAGAATGAGTACAAGGAAGAAAGGCCAAAAATGCTACTTCAGAACTACCTTCTAAGATGTGAATAGTTCTCCCAAACTGTTGAAACACGAGCATAATTTCAATATGTAATTACCACACACTAGCATAATGCCTAGATGTCATTACCACAGTCAGCACTGAGAATTATCCATGGGTTAAGATGCAAATAGCCATATACAAGTAAATTGATCACATGGTGACTGCAGGTGATTGAAATCAAAAAGTTTAATTTCAGCGCATGTCATCAGCAACTTGGGAACTCCGAATGCCCCAAAACAGGGAAGGCTTCAATTTCTTGTTTGTGGCTGTGAAGAGCCAACCCATTTGGGTTTCGCAAGTGGCACAGTTTGAAATTGTCCATGCATACCTGCAAAAACAAGGaaggaaaaaggaatttgatacAATCATGATCTCTCTAAGAATAGCATCACATAATTATTGACCCAGATACCTCTCacagatatttttttttttttctatcttgatctttatttttttggttaggCAGTCGGCACTCTTACAGCTCAATTGACTGAACACAGTAGTAAAGACATCAAAAGCAGCCAAAATAAGAGAGTCCAACTCATCACCAATTATAGAACatgagtaataaaaaaattcttgattctCTTTTGTTATCTGGCATGCTTAATCCAATTCTGTAGCATATAATATTATAGTACCAAGTTACTCCTGGATAATGCAAACTATTActaaattatctttcattttcTAATCTGCATCCCATTTCCCCTGCTAATTAATTCTCGAATTTTCTGCCTTATTTGAGGTGTCTATCTGTTCCTAAATTTCTAAATTGTTTCCAACTGAAAATAATTCTGGATTCCAAATCAGTACTGACAGCAAATCCTAAAATATACAGGTTCCTTGAGTAATCTTTCTGAATTATCatatataaacattaaaaagtatgATTGGTTGGACTATCCAACATGTTTTTCGCTACTATGGTTTATTTTTAGCCAATCATCAACTGTGCAACTTCATTCCATCTTCAAGCCCCAAAAAAGAGCTTACCTGAGCTTCAACCAAACAGAGAGAAGAGATGGTTCTAAGGAGTTATAGGATAGCATTTCATCAGATAGCCATATGGTCAACATAGACATGGTGAACTCAAGAAATCTTGGTATCATCAAATGGAGAACAGTATCTAATTAAATGGAGTGATTCTGCCAGATGAATACCCAAAATCGACAGTGGGCACCTCAGTAAAAAGCAATCTAGGTCAATCTGTTAGATATCAACACTTGCCTACTTACCTTCTAATTTCCAGGAAAAACTTAGAAGTTCTTGCTCACAATAGAATCACTTCGCTAATGCGAGGAAGAATAACACTTAGTTCAGATTCTTCAGAAGAGTCACAGGTTCAGATAGAGAATGACGGTAAAGGACATACCCGGGAAACCAGCTGTATTCTTTAATTGGACGCCCAGTTAGTGCTAAGCCATTTGCCTTGTAAAGAGTCATTATTTCATGTACATAACCACCTGGGTTCACATAAGCACCAAGAGGACCTTCACTAGACATCATCAACATATCACTTCGCTTTGCAATTACAGTCTGCaaacaaaagggaaaaggaaaaaaggtaaATAGATAGGCTTTTCAGTTTTTATACGTCATATTAACAAGCCTGAGTATTACCTGACAATTCTTACATCGAATTCGATCAAAACTTTCAAGTAACTCAATTTCTCGACGTAATCTATATGAGGTACCATCAATCTCAAGAAGCTCCTGTCTAATAGATTCAGACAAAGGAATTTTGCTGCCTATGTGAAATGACAATAGATCAGGCTTCTTCACAAGTTCATCCATGCTTGGTGCACCAACTATCTGTTTCCACATACCTGGGAAACATTAAAATGTTACCATTTCTATAACTGACAGATTAAGGACAGAAATAGCAACAGGTCCACATGTAATTGACTAATTTcctagaaaagaaatagaagaagaGTTAGTTCTACATGCTCCAACAACAGAACATAAGCCTAGTAATCACCAGAATATTAACAAACCGATAGGCTTGCAAAAAttggggaaaagaa contains:
- the LOC100249166 gene encoding NADP-dependent malic enzyme isoform X2, with product MASNGVSGLDMEKKSGGGGGVEDIYGEDSATEDQLVTPWTVSVASGYTLLRDPHHNKGLAFTENERDAHYLRGLLPPAVLNQDLQEKRLMHNLRQYKVPLQRYMAMMDLQERNERLFYKLLIDNVEELLPVVYTPTVGEACQKYGSIFRRPQGLYISLKEKGKILEVLKNWPERSIQVIVVTDGERILGLGDLGCQGMGIPVGKLSLYTALGGLRPSACLPVTIDVGTNNEQLLKDEFYIGLKQRRATGQEYAELLHEFMCAVKQNYGERVLIQFEDFANHNAFELLAKYSKTHLVFNDDIQGTASVVLAGLIASLKLVGGSLAEHTFLFLGAGEAGTGIAELIALEISKQTKAPLEETRKKIWLVDSKGLIVHSRMESLQHFKKPWAHDHEPIRALLDAVKSIKPTVLIGSSGVGKTFTKEVVEAMTSFNKKPLILALSNPTSQSECTAEEAYTWSKGRAIFASGSPFDPVEYNGKLFVPGQANNAYIFPGFGLGLIMSGAIRVHDDMLLAASEALAAQVTQENYDKGLIYPPFCNIRKISAHIAANVAAKAYQLGLASRLPRPEHLVKYAESCMYSPVYRSYR
- the LOC100249166 gene encoding NADP-dependent malic enzyme isoform X1, whose protein sequence is MILLHRPNSQLLSLAGKSLALLVSGGGERKVRVAMASNGVSGLDMEKKSGGGGGVEDIYGEDSATEDQLVTPWTVSVASGYTLLRDPHHNKGLAFTENERDAHYLRGLLPPAVLNQDLQEKRLMHNLRQYKVPLQRYMAMMDLQERNERLFYKLLIDNVEELLPVVYTPTVGEACQKYGSIFRRPQGLYISLKEKGKILEVLKNWPERSIQVIVVTDGERILGLGDLGCQGMGIPVGKLSLYTALGGLRPSACLPVTIDVGTNNEQLLKDEFYIGLKQRRATGQEYAELLHEFMCAVKQNYGERVLIQFEDFANHNAFELLAKYSKTHLVFNDDIQGTASVVLAGLIASLKLVGGSLAEHTFLFLGAGEAGTGIAELIALEISKQTKAPLEETRKKIWLVDSKGLIVHSRMESLQHFKKPWAHDHEPIRALLDAVKSIKPTVLIGSSGVGKTFTKEVVEAMTSFNKKPLILALSNPTSQSECTAEEAYTWSKGRAIFASGSPFDPVEYNGKLFVPGQANNAYIFPGFGLGLIMSGAIRVHDDMLLAASEALAAQVTQENYDKGLIYPPFCNIRKISAHIAANVAAKAYQLGLASRLPRPEHLVKYAESCMYSPVYRSYR